Sequence from the Parcubacteria group bacterium CG10_big_fil_rev_8_21_14_0_10_36_14 genome:
CTCCATTTGTTTTTGAAAAATTCGAAGATAGATGGAGATGATTAATTAATCAAATAAATCAACATGAGGATTTCGCGCAAAAAGCGTCCGGAAAAACCGCAAATAAGATTTAAATATAACGAGGGGATAAGAACTCCCCGTCTTAAAATTGTTGATGATGAAGGAAATTTTTTAGGTGAAATGGATACGCGTGATGCTTTACGCATGGCAGAAGAGCAGGGAAAGGATTTGATAGAAATCGTCCCAAAAGGTGACTTGCATATCGCAAAAATTACTGATTACGGAAGATTTAGATATCAAAAAGAAAAAGAAATAAAAAGACAAAAGGCTCAGCAAAAAAAGATCGAAGTAAAAGGAATACGTCTTTCTTCCAGAATCGGCAGACATGATATTGATTTGCGTATTAGACAGGCACTAAAGTTTTTAGAAGATGGAGATAAGGTCAAGGTGGAACTGATGCTAAAAGGAAGAGAGAAGGGGCATCCGGATATTGGAAGAGAAGTTTTAAATAATTTTGTAAAAGAAACTGGAGATAAAACACCGATTAAAATAGAACAGCCTGTATCCAGGCAGGGATGGAAGTTTTTCGTTATAATTGCTCCTGGACAAAATAATTTTCAAAATAATCAAGAAAAAGCCGAAGAACAGAAAGAGGATGTTCAAGGCCTTTAAATAAAAAAGTATGGGAAAATTAAAAACACATAAAACGGTGACCAAAAGATTTAAGGTTACCAAAACAGGAAAGGTCTT
This genomic interval carries:
- a CDS encoding translation initiation factor IF-3; the protein is MRISRKKRPEKPQIRFKYNEGIRTPRLKIVDDEGNFLGEMDTRDALRMAEEQGKDLIEIVPKGDLHIAKITDYGRFRYQKEKEIKRQKAQQKKIEVKGIRLSSRIGRHDIDLRIRQALKFLEDGDKVKVELMLKGREKGHPDIGREVLNNFVKETGDKTPIKIEQPVSRQGWKFFVIIAPGQNNFQNNQEKAEEQKEDVQGL